One Clostridium novyi NT genomic window carries:
- a CDS encoding CPBP family intramembrane glutamic endopeptidase, which translates to MREERVFSANLFGMILLILFSIAPVVFVPVFKILNIPKGLDIVILQIALLLVPTIIYFIITKQSVKEVLRLNKINIKSVFIIIIIGFLAQPITVFLSLITQFIFPNKIGMVISQLNTMPLILQIAIVALTPAILEEVTMRGIVLSGYKNVDIKKAAIITGLFFCMIHRDGNQSLYTFAFGILFAYLVEITGSIFSSMICHFTINGSQVVLASILNKVISGGAGGQEPYSKGIHSMSYMQLTIGVVIWFIIAVVFFKILMIFMKKLIKVNKYEQINNNNEYTKNYKVLNWPFYLSLVIYIITIITEIVYIYK; encoded by the coding sequence ATGAGAGAAGAGAGAGTTTTTTCGGCTAATTTATTTGGAATGATACTATTAATATTATTTAGTATAGCTCCAGTAGTTTTTGTGCCTGTTTTTAAAATTCTTAATATACCTAAAGGATTAGATATCGTAATTTTACAGATAGCCCTATTATTAGTGCCAACTATAATATACTTTATAATTACTAAGCAATCAGTAAAAGAAGTTTTAAGATTAAACAAAATAAATATAAAAAGTGTTTTTATAATAATTATTATAGGATTTTTAGCACAGCCAATAACGGTTTTTTTATCGTTAATAACTCAATTTATTTTCCCGAATAAAATTGGAATGGTAATTTCACAATTAAATACAATGCCATTAATACTACAAATTGCAATTGTTGCATTAACACCAGCAATATTAGAAGAAGTAACTATGAGAGGAATTGTATTAAGTGGATATAAAAATGTAGACATAAAAAAGGCCGCTATTATAACCGGATTATTCTTTTGTATGATACATAGAGATGGGAATCAATCACTATATACATTTGCATTTGGAATATTATTTGCATACTTAGTTGAGATAACCGGATCAATATTTTCCTCAATGATATGTCACTTTACTATAAACGGAAGTCAAGTAGTTCTAGCTTCTATATTGAATAAGGTTATTAGTGGAGGGGCAGGAGGACAAGAGCCTTATAGTAAAGGTATACATTCAATGTCATATATGCAGTTAACCATAGGAGTGGTCATATGGTTTATTATTGCCGTTGTATTTTTTAAAATACTTATGATTTTTATGAAAAAATTAATAAAAGTAAATAAATATGAGCAAATTAATAACAATAATGAGTATACAAAAAATTATAAAGTATTAAATTGGCCTTTTTATTTATCTTTAGTTATTTATATTATTACGATAATTACAGAGATAGTATATATTTATAAGTAA
- a CDS encoding DUF3783 domain-containing protein, producing the protein MIGLNRKVLLVYGFNEEEKSILKKLVIENKIPSFKCIDKSMATNSLECILCDVDNSKYYGELPEEKVVLFNSCKDKEVTKAISTIKENISMDVIFAMVTETSVKWSFKELLEHLIEEREWFKNNSK; encoded by the coding sequence ATGATTGGACTAAATAGAAAGGTTTTACTTGTATATGGATTTAACGAAGAAGAGAAAAGTATACTAAAGAAGTTGGTAATAGAAAATAAAATACCTAGTTTTAAATGTATAGATAAAAGTATGGCTACAAATTCATTAGAGTGTATATTATGTGATGTAGATAATAGTAAATATTATGGTGAGTTGCCAGAAGAAAAAGTAGTTTTATTCAATAGTTGTAAAGACAAAGAAGTAACTAAAGCTATTAGTACAATTAAAGAAAATATAAGTATGGATGTTATTTTTGCCATGGTAACAGAAACTTCTGTTAAGTGGAGTTTTAAGGAGCTTTTAGAACATTTAATTGAAGAGAGAGAATGGTTCAAAAATAACTCAAAGTAA
- the murI gene encoding glutamate racemase, whose translation MDITKMPIGFFDSGVGGLSVLREAIKVLPNEDFIYFGDSKNAPYGTKTVDEVKKLTFNAVEFLLGHNVKAVVIACNTATSAAIEDLRNSYKDIPIIGIEPALKPAVELNKKGKIVVMATPMTLAEKKFNDLMAKYKGRSEMVSLPCPGLVEYVEKGIVKGQELNNYLQKKLSIIDKKEISSVVLGCTHYPFIKEELSKILGEDVVIIDGSLGTSIQLKRKLIKNKSLNLQDKKGTVKIFNSLDNNEEIIKISKKLLGII comes from the coding sequence ATGGATATTACAAAAATGCCCATAGGTTTTTTTGATTCAGGTGTCGGTGGATTAAGTGTTTTAAGAGAAGCAATTAAAGTGTTGCCTAATGAAGATTTTATATATTTTGGAGATTCGAAAAATGCTCCATATGGTACTAAAACTGTAGATGAGGTAAAGAAGTTAACCTTTAATGCAGTTGAATTTTTGTTGGGACATAATGTTAAAGCGGTTGTTATTGCTTGTAATACTGCAACTAGTGCAGCTATTGAAGACTTAAGAAATTCATACAAAGATATACCTATAATAGGAATAGAACCGGCATTAAAACCAGCAGTAGAGTTGAATAAAAAAGGAAAGATTGTTGTAATGGCAACTCCTATGACTTTAGCTGAAAAGAAATTTAATGACCTTATGGCGAAATATAAAGGTAGATCAGAAATGGTATCTCTTCCTTGCCCAGGCCTAGTTGAGTATGTTGAAAAAGGCATAGTTAAAGGACAGGAACTTAATAATTATTTACAAAAAAAGCTATCTATAATAGATAAAAAAGAGATATCATCAGTGGTACTAGGTTGTACTCATTATCCTTTTATAAAAGAAGAATTATCTAAAATATTAGGAGAAGATGTTGTAATTATAGATGGAAGCTTAGGAACATCAATTCAATTAAAGAGAAAATTAATAAAAAATAAATCTTTAAATTTACAAGATAAAAAGGGAACGGTAAAAATATTTAATTCCTTAGATAATAATGAGGAAATTATAAAAATTTCTAAAAAGTTATTAGGGATAATATAA
- a CDS encoding S24 family peptidase, with protein MSRVGSKIRDARLKANMTEKQLAKKIGVAEKFIKEVESGKKVINESVMEKISKVLGKDLNDVTMSFEAEVYEEEKVQTKKNTKLERVNDVWDDALGSVLKPVPVYGYDMARIIEMRKLPIINNKVEGHAKDKVLYLKVEDDDMIGSRIAKGDIAFGYITHEIINNSLCLVEYNDERHIRQIKRLDSNKLLLISNGNSLRTETVTAKDINVLVKLERIEIKL; from the coding sequence ATGAGTAGGGTTGGAAGTAAAATAAGAGACGCTAGATTAAAAGCAAATATGACAGAAAAACAACTTGCTAAAAAAATTGGAGTAGCTGAAAAATTTATAAAAGAAGTTGAAAGTGGAAAGAAAGTTATAAATGAAAGCGTAATGGAGAAAATTTCAAAGGTTCTTGGAAAAGATTTAAATGATGTAACTATGTCTTTTGAAGCTGAAGTTTACGAAGAAGAAAAGGTGCAAACAAAGAAAAACACTAAATTAGAAAGAGTAAATGATGTGTGGGATGATGCACTAGGTTCAGTTTTAAAACCAGTGCCTGTTTACGGATATGATATGGCAAGAATAATTGAAATGAGAAAATTACCTATTATCAATAATAAGGTTGAGGGACACGCTAAAGATAAAGTTTTATACTTAAAAGTAGAAGACGATGATATGATTGGCTCTAGAATAGCTAAAGGAGATATTGCCTTTGGGTATATAACTCATGAGATTATAAATAATTCTCTTTGTCTTGTTGAATACAATGATGAAAGACATATAAGACAAATAAAAAGATTAGACAGTAATAAATTATTACTTATTAGCAATGGAAACAGTCTAAGAACTGAAACTGTAACTGCAAAAGATATTAATGTTTTAGTAAAACTTGAAAGAATTGAAATAAAACTATAG
- a CDS encoding MBL fold metallo-hydrolase: MELTWFGHSSFLIKDSNGTKILTDPFDRSVGYKTYTDTADIVTISHHHYDHDYIEEIKGNANIIDSCGTFEKHGVSIKGIPSYHDEVKGAKRGNNTIFVIEADNLRVCHLGDLGHILSKETLDEIGNIDVLLIPVGGIYTIDGNTASLVAKSINPHLIIPMHYKTTYLSFELDSVDNFTNNMINVDNLLSSNIKISSPLDGKCKVKILKPIDQ, from the coding sequence ATGGAATTAACTTGGTTTGGTCACTCATCCTTTTTAATTAAAGATTCTAATGGAACAAAAATTTTAACAGATCCCTTTGATAGATCTGTTGGGTATAAAACTTATACAGATACTGCTGATATAGTTACAATAAGTCACCATCATTACGATCATGACTACATTGAAGAAATAAAGGGTAATGCAAACATAATAGATAGCTGTGGAACATTTGAAAAACATGGCGTATCAATAAAAGGCATTCCTTCTTATCATGATGAAGTCAAAGGTGCTAAACGTGGTAACAATACAATATTCGTAATTGAAGCTGATAACCTTAGAGTTTGTCATTTAGGCGACTTAGGTCACATCTTATCAAAGGAAACCTTAGATGAAATAGGCAATATTGACGTTTTATTGATTCCTGTAGGTGGTATATACACTATAGATGGTAATACTGCATCTTTAGTTGCTAAATCAATAAATCCTCACCTAATAATACCTATGCATTATAAGACAACTTATCTATCTTTTGAATTAGATTCTGTTGATAATTTTACTAATAATATGATTAATGTTGATAATTTACTATCATCTAATATAAAGATATCCTCTCCATTAGATGGTAAATGTAAAGTTAAAATTTTAAAACCTATAGACCAGTAA
- a CDS encoding N-acetylmuramoyl-L-alanine amidase, producing the protein MFLGIMFITLGTYNNVLASTYKNMGQKSNIVLNKHWVIKFNKDVDRNTINNSSIVLQDENNNNIAIDVFYNNSRQVTVFPKNEYKPNTNYTLSIKDSVKSTDGKRIKTPVKLQFSTETVHIKTINDITEVTGQRANYNLPKTVEAVMSDGSIKNVPVKWNKTSIDTSNAGTFSIEGKVDGYSRIIVLKLIINPKEITEPQKDFKVVIDPACGGNLSASVGPTGVNEKDVNLAIALKLGSMLKNKGIDVIYTRSNDNVSWGDKEDDNRRIKIANDSNANLFVSINSNSYNASVNGAETYYCEGNAMGLKLASEVQNTLVQATGARDRGVKERNFGILKGIKMPGIVVYPGFITNAREEKLLKDDSYQNKIAKSIADNVLANMSGTSLKPSDDVSPSKPIVTPKPPVPVEKPKPSTPSTPSKRIKVAIDPGHGGYDSGAVGHNGVLEKNVTLAVSLKLGQVLKNSGIDVVYTRTSDKCPWPSNKNAELQMRCDIANNANADYFVSIHCNSADTSAATGIETYYDRDSKRGNILAKNIQNELVNEFGYKNRGIKPCGFYVVRHTKMQAVLVELEFISNSNREQILNNPKYQQRYAEAIARGIKDTIGK; encoded by the coding sequence ATGTTTTTGGGGATTATGTTTATTACTTTAGGAACTTACAATAATGTTTTAGCAAGTACTTATAAAAATATGGGACAAAAGTCTAATATAGTACTTAATAAGCATTGGGTTATTAAGTTTAATAAAGATGTGGACAGGAATACAATAAACAATAGTAGCATAGTATTGCAAGATGAAAACAATAATAATATAGCTATTGATGTGTTTTATAACAATAGCAGGCAAGTTACAGTATTTCCTAAAAACGAGTACAAGCCTAATACAAACTATACTTTATCTATAAAGGATAGTGTCAAATCTACTGATGGAAAAAGAATAAAGACTCCTGTAAAATTACAGTTTTCAACTGAAACAGTACATATAAAAACAATTAATGATATAACTGAAGTTACAGGACAAAGAGCTAATTATAATTTACCTAAAACTGTAGAAGCAGTAATGAGTGATGGGAGTATAAAAAATGTACCTGTTAAATGGAACAAAACATCTATAGACACATCAAATGCAGGAACTTTTTCAATTGAAGGAAAAGTTGATGGATATTCAAGAATTATAGTTTTAAAGTTGATAATAAACCCTAAAGAGATAACGGAACCACAAAAGGATTTTAAAGTAGTTATAGACCCTGCATGTGGAGGTAATTTATCAGCTTCAGTTGGACCTACAGGGGTAAATGAAAAGGATGTCAATTTAGCTATAGCATTGAAGTTAGGAAGTATGCTTAAAAATAAAGGGATAGATGTTATATACACAAGAAGTAATGATAATGTTTCTTGGGGAGATAAAGAAGATGATAATAGAAGAATTAAGATAGCTAATGATTCAAATGCAAATTTATTTGTAAGTATAAATTCAAACTCATATAATGCATCAGTTAATGGAGCAGAAACTTACTATTGTGAAGGAAATGCGATGGGATTAAAGCTTGCAAGTGAAGTACAAAATACTTTAGTGCAAGCAACTGGAGCAAGGGATAGAGGAGTTAAAGAGAGAAATTTTGGAATTCTTAAAGGAATAAAAATGCCTGGGATAGTTGTTTATCCTGGATTTATAACAAATGCACGAGAAGAAAAACTTCTTAAAGATGATAGTTATCAAAATAAAATTGCTAAATCTATAGCAGACAATGTATTAGCTAATATGTCAGGTACAAGTTTAAAACCAAGTGATGATGTTTCGCCATCTAAACCGATTGTTACACCAAAGCCACCTGTACCTGTTGAAAAGCCAAAGCCATCTACACCATCTACACCATCTAAAAGAATCAAAGTTGCTATAGACCCAGGTCATGGCGGATATGATTCTGGAGCGGTAGGTCATAATGGCGTACTTGAAAAGAATGTAACATTAGCTGTTTCATTAAAACTTGGGCAAGTATTAAAAAATAGTGGTATAGATGTTGTTTATACTAGAACTAGTGACAAATGCCCTTGGCCAAGTAATAAAAATGCTGAACTTCAAATGCGTTGTGATATAGCCAACAATGCAAATGCAGATTATTTTGTTTCTATACACTGTAATAGTGCAGATACATCGGCTGCCACTGGAATAGAAACATACTATGATAGAGATTCAAAACGAGGAAACATTTTAGCTAAAAATATTCAAAATGAACTTGTAAATGAGTTTGGATATAAAAATAGAGGAATTAAACCTTGTGGTTTCTATGTAGTTAGGCATACAAAAATGCAGGCAGTACTTGTAGAATTAGAATTTATAAGTAATTCTAATAGAGAACAAATATTAAACAATCCAAAATATCAACAAAGATATGCAGAGGCTATTGCTAGAGGAATTAAAGATACAATAGGAAAGTAA
- a CDS encoding type II toxin-antitoxin system PemK/MazF family toxin, producing the protein MRNNINNMNEEELKMFLDKRMATLDQLINQYIKLIKEKTKKNKFKSMKQKAYYINNIYNYVSWVNEQIKMNDNVSRDTKVIPRRGEIWTCELGQNIGSEENKIRPVIIIQNDTGNKNAPTTIIAPISNRPKKIAVHIELRENDYKLENGEKNHITGTVLLEQIKVVSKARLGRHIATLNKDFMEILDSKIKISLNL; encoded by the coding sequence ATGAGAAATAATATAAATAATATGAACGAAGAAGAATTAAAAATGTTTTTGGATAAGAGGATGGCTACATTAGACCAATTAATAAATCAATATATAAAGTTAATAAAAGAAAAGACTAAGAAGAATAAATTTAAATCCATGAAGCAAAAAGCATACTACATAAACAATATATATAACTATGTGTCCTGGGTTAACGAACAAATAAAGATGAATGACAACGTATCTAGAGATACAAAAGTGATTCCACGAAGGGGAGAAATATGGACTTGTGAATTAGGACAAAACATAGGCTCCGAAGAAAATAAAATAAGACCTGTTATAATAATTCAAAATGATACAGGGAATAAAAATGCTCCTACTACTATAATTGCCCCTATATCCAATAGACCTAAAAAAATTGCCGTACATATAGAATTAAGAGAAAATGATTATAAATTAGAAAATGGTGAGAAAAACCATATAACAGGAACTGTTCTTTTAGAGCAAATTAAAGTTGTATCAAAAGCAAGGCTTGGTAGACATATAGCAACTCTTAATAAAGATTTTATGGAGATTTTAGACTCAAAGATAAAAATTTCTCTTAATTTGTAA
- a CDS encoding peptidylprolyl isomerase codes for MNPIVTIKMENGDIIKAELYPEVAPNTVNNFISLINKGFYDGVIFHRVIPGFMIQGGDPDGTGMGGPGYSIKGEFTANGFKNDLKHTRGVLSMARAMNPNSAGSQFFIMVADAPHLDGQYASFGKVTEGMEVADKIVNSKTDYSDRPYEDQIMEKVTVETFGVDYKEPEEV; via the coding sequence ATGAACCCAATAGTTACTATTAAAATGGAAAACGGAGATATAATAAAGGCAGAACTTTACCCAGAAGTAGCACCAAATACAGTGAATAATTTTATTAGTCTTATAAATAAAGGATTTTATGATGGAGTTATATTTCATAGAGTAATTCCTGGATTTATGATTCAAGGGGGAGACCCAGATGGAACTGGAATGGGTGGTCCAGGATATTCAATTAAAGGTGAATTTACAGCTAATGGATTTAAAAATGATTTAAAACACACAAGAGGTGTTTTATCAATGGCTAGAGCTATGAACCCTAACTCAGCAGGAAGCCAATTCTTTATAATGGTTGCAGATGCACCACATTTAGATGGTCAATATGCATCATTCGGTAAAGTAACAGAAGGTATGGAAGTTGCTGATAAGATAGTTAATTCAAAAACTGATTATAGTGATAGACCTTATGAAGATCAAATCATGGAAAAGGTTACTGTTGAAACTTTTGGAGTAGATTATAAAGAACCAGAAGAAGTTTAA
- the ileS gene encoding isoleucine--tRNA ligase produces MYNKIETSGNFVNMEEKIAKLWKDKDVIQKSFDRNEDGEYFTFYDGPPTANGKPHVGHVLTRVMKDLIPRYKVMKGYKVLRKAGWDTHGLPVELEIEKKLGISGKPQIEEYGVEKFVKECKDSVFKYTSLWKDMSEKLGFWVDMDNPYVTYHNTYIESVWWALKTMWEKDLLYKGHRVTPYCPRCGTALSSHEVAQGYKDVKEATAFVKFKVKGEENKYILAWTTTPWTLPSNVALAINKAYDYVEVEQNGEHLILAKDLAEKVLEGEYKVVKEFKGEELVGTEYEQLFKFEVPDKKAFYVVHADYVTLTDGTGIVHTAPAYGEDDNMTGKKYDLPLINLVDGEGKFVDSVTPWKGMFVKKADPKILEFMKENGSLYKSEKFTHSYPHCWRCDTPLLYYPKDSWFVRMTSLRDKLLENNNKINWNPDNIRTGRFGKFLENVIDWGISRDRYWGTPLPIWECECGHRECIGSIEELKEKGINVPDDIELHKPYIDGVKLTCPHCGKEMTRTNEVIDCWFDSGSMPFAQHHYPFENKEVFEKTFPAQFISEAVDQTRGWFYSLLAISTALFDTNSYENCIVLGHVLDKHGLKMSKSKGNVVDPFDVLQNEGADATRWHFYTASAPWLPTRFSEDDVKETQRKFLSTLWNVYSFYVLYAELDQFNPLEYKDFVSENVMDKWILSKLNTLIKTVEEDLDNYKITEAALELEDFVDELSNWYVRRNRSRFWSTELTDDKIGAYKTLYTVLTTIVKVAAPFVPFMAEEIYQNLVVNLDKDAIESVHLCTWPEYDLSVVDNELEGQMDLAYKIVKLGRSARNGANIKNRQPLSEMLISTKSLPDYYGDIIKEELNIKKVEFGADLSKYVNFEIKPNLPVLGKAYGRYIPAIRKAISSMDQMELAQNINNGKSVFINVDGLDEQIELTENNLLVAMQGLEGFAFAGSSGVGVILETTITEELREEGFVREILSKVQNLRKESGFEVADKIKLYFAGNETLEVVIKKFEEHIKKETLAVLISYNEDREYVDSKINGEELKIAVEKQD; encoded by the coding sequence ATGTACAATAAGATTGAAACTTCAGGAAATTTTGTTAATATGGAAGAAAAAATAGCAAAGCTTTGGAAGGATAAAGATGTAATTCAAAAGAGCTTTGATAGAAATGAAGATGGAGAATATTTTACATTTTACGATGGTCCTCCAACAGCTAATGGAAAACCACACGTAGGTCATGTTCTTACAAGAGTTATGAAAGACTTAATCCCAAGATATAAGGTTATGAAGGGGTATAAAGTTTTAAGAAAAGCTGGATGGGATACTCATGGACTTCCAGTTGAACTTGAAATAGAAAAGAAACTTGGAATTTCAGGAAAACCACAAATCGAAGAATATGGTGTTGAAAAATTTGTTAAAGAGTGTAAAGATAGTGTATTTAAATACACAAGTCTTTGGAAAGATATGTCTGAAAAACTAGGCTTCTGGGTTGACATGGATAATCCATATGTAACATATCACAACACTTACATAGAATCTGTATGGTGGGCATTAAAGACTATGTGGGAAAAAGATCTTTTATATAAAGGGCACAGAGTAACTCCATATTGTCCAAGATGCGGAACTGCATTATCTTCTCACGAAGTTGCACAAGGATATAAGGATGTAAAAGAAGCAACTGCATTTGTTAAATTTAAGGTTAAGGGAGAAGAAAACAAGTATATATTAGCTTGGACTACAACTCCTTGGACATTACCAAGTAACGTAGCTTTAGCAATTAATAAAGCATACGACTATGTTGAAGTAGAACAAAATGGAGAACACTTAATACTTGCAAAAGACCTTGCAGAAAAAGTATTAGAAGGAGAATATAAAGTAGTTAAGGAGTTCAAAGGTGAAGAATTAGTTGGAACAGAATATGAACAACTATTTAAATTTGAAGTTCCAGATAAAAAAGCTTTCTATGTAGTACACGCAGATTATGTAACATTAACTGACGGTACTGGAATAGTTCACACTGCACCAGCTTATGGTGAAGACGATAATATGACAGGAAAGAAATACGATTTACCACTTATAAACTTAGTTGATGGTGAAGGTAAATTTGTAGATTCAGTTACTCCTTGGAAGGGTATGTTTGTTAAAAAAGCAGATCCTAAAATACTAGAATTTATGAAAGAAAACGGAAGTCTTTATAAATCAGAGAAGTTCACTCACTCATATCCACATTGTTGGAGATGTGACACACCACTTCTTTACTATCCAAAAGATAGCTGGTTTGTAAGAATGACGTCTTTAAGAGATAAATTATTAGAAAACAATAATAAAATCAATTGGAATCCAGACAACATAAGAACAGGTAGATTTGGTAAATTCTTAGAAAATGTTATTGACTGGGGAATTTCAAGAGATAGATATTGGGGAACTCCTCTTCCAATATGGGAATGCGAATGCGGACATAGAGAATGTATAGGAAGTATTGAAGAATTAAAAGAAAAAGGAATTAACGTTCCTGATGATATAGAACTTCATAAACCATATATTGATGGTGTTAAATTAACTTGTCCACACTGTGGAAAAGAAATGACTAGAACAAATGAAGTTATTGACTGCTGGTTTGACTCAGGATCAATGCCATTTGCTCAACATCACTATCCATTTGAAAATAAAGAAGTATTTGAAAAGACTTTCCCAGCTCAATTTATATCTGAAGCTGTTGACCAAACAAGAGGATGGTTCTATTCATTACTTGCAATTTCAACTGCTTTATTTGACACAAATTCATATGAAAACTGTATAGTTTTAGGTCACGTTCTTGATAAACACGGACTTAAAATGTCAAAATCAAAGGGAAATGTTGTTGACCCATTTGATGTACTTCAAAATGAAGGTGCAGATGCTACAAGATGGCACTTCTACACTGCAAGTGCTCCATGGCTTCCAACAAGATTCTCAGAGGATGATGTAAAAGAAACTCAAAGAAAATTCTTAAGCACATTATGGAATGTATATTCATTCTATGTTTTATATGCTGAGTTAGACCAATTTAATCCTCTTGAATACAAAGATTTTGTATCAGAAAATGTAATGGATAAATGGATACTATCTAAACTTAATACTTTAATTAAGACAGTAGAAGAAGATTTAGATAATTACAAAATAACAGAAGCAGCTCTAGAACTTGAAGACTTTGTTGATGAGCTTTCAAACTGGTATGTAAGACGTAATAGATCAAGATTCTGGTCTACAGAACTTACTGATGATAAGATCGGTGCATACAAAACATTATATACAGTATTAACTACAATTGTAAAAGTTGCTGCACCATTCGTACCATTTATGGCAGAAGAAATTTATCAAAACTTAGTAGTTAACTTAGATAAAGATGCTATTGAAAGTGTTCACCTATGCACATGGCCAGAATATGACTTAAGTGTTGTAGATAATGAACTTGAAGGACAAATGGACTTAGCTTATAAAATAGTTAAGCTTGGACGTAGTGCTAGAAACGGAGCTAACATCAAAAACAGACAGCCACTTTCTGAAATGCTTATTAGTACAAAATCTCTTCCAGATTATTATGGAGATATAATAAAAGAAGAGCTTAACATAAAGAAAGTTGAATTTGGTGCAGACCTTTCAAAATACGTTAATTTTGAAATCAAGCCTAACTTACCTGTACTAGGAAAGGCTTACGGAAGATATATTCCTGCTATAAGAAAAGCAATATCTTCAATGGATCAAATGGAACTTGCTCAAAACATAAACAATGGTAAATCTGTATTTATCAATGTAGATGGACTTGATGAACAAATAGAACTTACAGAAAACAACTTACTTGTAGCAATGCAAGGACTTGAAGGATTTGCGTTTGCAGGAAGCAGTGGAGTTGGGGTAATTCTTGAAACAACTATTACAGAGGAACTTAGAGAAGAAGGTTTTGTTCGTGAAATATTAAGTAAGGTTCAAAACTTAAGAAAAGAAAGCGGATTTGAAGTTGCAGATAAGATAAAACTTTATTTTGCTGGAAATGAAACTCTTGAAGTTGTAATTAAGAAGTTTGAAGAACACATAAAGAAAGAAACTTTAGCAGTTTTAATATCTTACAATGAAGATAGAGAATATGTAGATAGTAAGATAAACGGAGAAGAATTAAAAATAGCTGTTGAAAAACAAGATTAA